In Lodderomyces elongisporus chromosome 1, complete sequence, the DNA window GTGTTTTGGTGGGAACAAGAACTTCTCAGCTAGACAATAGCCACTAAATGCAACAATAGCTATACCCAAACCTGGAAATGCATTTCTGAATCTGTTGTACCGACTAAACTGGCCCTCGTATCTCCAAGCATCACGCTTGGCCCATGGATTGTTGTGTGCTTGAACCATGTTTATATTTCGTATAATGAAAGAATCTAGTTATAAGTGTATAAGCTTGAGGTGTATAAGCTTTAGGTATATCAATTAGCGATcgctttctctctctctctctctcagtccctctttttcaaattcttgagttgttttttttttgttgttttttttttggaattgcAATTGGTGGTGTGGATGAGAGTGCGAGCctgagtttgagtttgagtttgagtatTAATATGAGTGTGCAGATGTAAAAATGGTACTTTGTAAAGGAGAGGTGCAGAATAATCCATTATTTTTTCCAGAACACCTATTGAAGGAGCTGGAAAATGACCAAAGTactataaaaaaaagaggattCAATGGAGTGCATGTTTGtctattttaaaaaaaaaaaacagaatttTGACTTGATGAGCTCCAGAGTTTTTTCAAGAGGCTTAGACAGAATTCTAGAGTTTGGCAAATTGTTTACAAATTTAGAGTAGTACAAACGTTGACATTGCAAAATACCATGATTTTGAGTGCCCTAAtgtcttcttttccaaatcaaCATGTATTGCTAAAGAAATAACGATGTCCTTTtatggtgttgttgttgttgttgttgttgttgtggttgttgtggttgtaaCATTCTATCCGTTTTCTCAAAATTAACTCCTCAGCTCTGTTCGGTCTTTTGAAGGGGAGCAAAACGTGGagctctttctcttctagGTCCTACTTCATTCAATTTGATACCGGCACCAATTTGCTGTCCAAATGGAGAGTGGGCAGGGATGACGGTGTAATTCCAGATGTCATCGCCCTTGGCTCTGGTGTACATTTGCTCTCCAAATTCTCCTCCATTGTCCTTGATGAAGCTTTTCATAAAACCAACCTTATACCTGTTCTCGTATGCCTCTGCTCTTGCGGAGTCACGTTGTCCACTGCTAACTTGTTCGAATAATTGTGAATTGAACAATGTAGAGTCTGTTGAATCTTTATTCTTGTACATGATTAACCCACCCAAGATGGCTGCAAGACCAAAGACTTTGGCAATGGTGATTTCAAAGGGCTTTTCCTCTGCAGTTGCGTGTCCGTGTCCGTGGTGATCATCGTGGTGGTTGTCGCTGTGTGATGAGTTGAATCTCTTTGAAATGTGTTGACGGCTCAAGACACGTACATGAGATTTGGCGGAGAGTTGTATCAGTCTGCTAAGCATAGTGGTTTGTTTCAGGTATGGATGTGTATCTAAACGTTGACGTAGACGTTGTTATAAATAATGGACTGTGGTAGAAGcaactattttttttgacaacGGGCTTTGGCAATAAGTGGGAGCTTGAAGCTTGTTACTGTAGtcctttctctctctctccctctttctctttctctttctctctctgtcgTTTTGGTTTGGATTCGATTGTTTCGCGGccaataaaaaattatgtGAAAATTGATTACTACCACCCACAAAATGGCACGAAAAGAGATGTATATGCAGGACTAGATGATTTTGACTAATACAGTATGGGTAAACACCACTactcttttaaaaaaacaattttcatttaattAAACAAATGATAGCAGATTACAAAGTATATAGAGATATATGGGCTATTCTACTCATCAGGATTATTTTATAGATAGTAGTTAATTGTTAAATCATAATGctaattatttttattagtTAATCAAATTGTGTAactatataaatatatgtatatatatatagatgtGGATGTGTGGATGTGTGTACATGTAGTTATGTATACATGCATATATGTTAACTTGTAGATATGTGTaattatatacatattgaAGGCCAATTAATAGGCATGCAGTCGATTGAGAAGCAACCTTTACCAGCAAGGAAGCCCAATGAATGTAAGGATGAATAGTTAATTAAATGAATGTAAGGATAAATAGTTAATTAAATGAATGAATTCCTAACTGAATGAATATGAAAGGAGTAGGTGTGATATCACCGGTTTCCTCAGTTTTAATGAATGTAgatgcaaagaaaaaaaatggtaaaAATGGAGATGGGGGAAGGGTgggatttgaaaaaaaaacatatcGATTAAGAACCAGTCCAAACTCCAACTCAAACTTGGTCTCAAAACTATGCTGTTATTCGAAATCAGTCGTCACGTGGGTTTTCCCAATCCTGTACCCAACTCGACCTGTAAGCACGGGGATTGTATGAGGATGTGAATATAGGTGAGTTTGATGATGTGGATGACGATGGTGATAAGGACTGGTAGCCTCCTGATCTTGCTAACTTCTTGGGTCCACCGCTCTGTGAAAACTTTGTAACTGCAAAATCAGTACATATGACAAACAATGGGCCTAATAGCAACAAGTTGTTTGTTGGAAAGTGTTTCATCATTGTGTTTTATGCTATATTGTGACTTCTGGTGGATTTGGTTTTATAAATGTTGCTTATTTTTTGCACTAAATGAAATGCTATTGGAATAGTGGATTGCCGTGTAGATATTTACCCTTTGACAATTGGTGATATGtctgaatatatatatatatgaatatatatatgaatatatataagaatATGAATAGGTTATAAAGTTCCTTTCGGACTTTGTATAGCTTTAGATGTCAAACAAGATGACAGAAAGGGATGCTTATATATGTACAGTTTAATGGATATAGTCTGACCcaatgaaaaatttcaaattgaagaagagaagcCTTTcgcaatttctttttttttttttcttttttttttttcttggaCTCCACACTCATTTCTCTCGATTGCTTttgctctctctctctctctgtctctctgtctctctctctatcaATCTtactgtttcttttcttttctttttttttttttcttaacaTACAAGAAAGAGCTCATGATCAAGTCATTCGACTCTTTAAAAAGGCGGTTAGCAATAGTGAGTTTATGACGTCAAGAGACCTAACTTCTGTCAAATCCAAGAGCCCTTATCTCTTACCTTTGTGCTTGgcatgtttctttttttttttcaacaaatatATCAGGCTTCTTTCTCCAATCAATATCATTACTCTTGCTAAATCCgcaaaacaaaccaaatagaacaagaaacagaaaaaaaaggaagggTAAGAATTTAAAAGAGAAGacaagaaatgaaataaaaaaacaaactggcagaacaaagagaaaattaaagagaTAGGTATAGGGACAGTGACAGGGACAGGGACAGATTCATtcaagaaaagcaaaaaaaaaaaaaagccaCGACCGGTGAACAAACGGATCCCACGCGGCAATATGGAGCATAAATTGCGCGCTAGATTTTGTGTCATGTGATCACCAACCCTGATTTTTTCTATAAGTTTGTCTAatcctccttcttctccctctcattcttattctcattctccttcttctcatCCGGTCAATTTATCTACATATATATCAATATTTCTATTTGTATACATTTGAATTGATTCAGTATTAGTCTTGAGAATTGGTTAATTGACAACTGCTATGACCTTGGTACAACTTGATAGTACAATTCACCTATAAATTCTCTTCATTGTTATGTTCAACTACTTGAATTGATGAAATATATGAATTATACAAATCGATAACTTGTTTGGGTTTTTTTCATGTTCATAACTATAAGCTATCCCTTACTCTGATCTAACTTAGGTAAGCCTCACctattattttgtttttcttctggGTGCTAAAAAGACAAGTTGGAGCATAAACACAAACATGGCACACTTCTAAGATGAGATGGTGAACGAGATTTTGGAGGAATTGTTATTCAGCGAAGATGCAAATGCAATGGTTGAACAATTGCATTTTGATTTAGAtatacttgaaaaaaattgaataaaaagtaaataaaaaaaaaacaccaaaaaataTCAGAACTTGGCGTGCCGCATTGATGGTGGCAAGCAAGAGTCAGTTGGTTGTTCAATTGATGTAtgaaaaaggcaaaaaaaattacaaaaaattgaaaaaaaaaagagttaaaaaaatggaattaaaaaagattgcaaaaaattaaagaatttaaaaaaagaacagcTTCTCTTAGAGATAAATGGATAGATACAAGTGTTGATCATACAAAaagctttttgcttttacgaaaataaaaaaaaaatgtagaggaaaatgatttttttattctttcatttccaCAATCTAAAACAATGGTATAACAGGTTCAAATTATGATCCAGGTTTGCAAACACTTAGTATCCTACCCCAATCAAGTAGTCAGCCAATTTCTCAACAATGGTAGTAGCTTCACCAGGTTGCACTCCGCTAGGGTAATGAGCAATCAATATCGCTTGCTTGGTTCGAACACAAATCAAACCCTCGGCTTCGTGCTTACCGTAAATCGATCTATCATCGTTTCTCAACAAAAAGTATTTCTGACCTTGTGCATGTAAACCATGACTCTGTAAGTTGGAAGCATTGTCAAATCCATTAGCAATCTCAGTAATCTCGTTTGGTTGCAATTGGAATGATCCAGTTTGAGCCCATAATGAGTCACCTGCTCTCGAGTACAATGCTGCTTTATCGAGTTTGCCAGTAGCAGTCAAGTTATCTGTGTATGCTTGCCAAGACATCTGTGCCCTTgtatgaaatttttttttccaattgaaGGTAATTAAACTATTGAAATGTAAATGAatagaaatatatatataaaaatatatatacgtttttttgtgtgtgtgtgaagTTGTATATCTATCTATCCTCAATTCGTCAACACTAAAAGCAATCTGTAAACTTCTTGAGCTATTGCTTGAACTTTTGATTAACAAAATGTGAAAGTGTTGAAGAAATACGTGAAGTTGGGTGTTGGATGTtaatatgtgtgtgtgtgtgttaaATGAACCTTGATTTGAGAATAATGATGTTCGAGACCActgagaaaagaaaaggtcGTGTAAAAAGATTGCTCAGGCACGAGACACTACACTGGTGTCCCCCTAATGTATCATAGTACACAGTATTACATTCAGTATTACACAATAATGGTAGCAAGTAAACAGTACGCTTTAGCAGTAGCAAGGTATGTTCAAAACTCCCCATAAGACGACTTAACTTGATTAAAAGAATGGTTTTGTTTACTAAAGTACAAATTAATCCATCTTGAGCCACTGATCAaaccagaaacaaaaaagaaaaagaaaaagaaagaagggggaaaaaaaaaaacaagccTTTTTTtgagtcttttttttttcaagtcaATTGTCCTACTTTTACTTGAATTACACTTTTGCTATGTATTTAAATGTGAGTGTTTGATAAAACCTAGAAAGAGGAATAACTAAGATGCACGTCTTGCGCTCTGCAATTACAGTTTAGAAAAATCTCGAATccttatttcttcttttcttttttggctttgggggggggaggggggaaggggcttttcttgtttaaCGGAAAACTAATGGTGAAGCTAGTtggtaaaaaaaacgaaTAGTTTAAACTAATTTCTTTAC includes these proteins:
- the PFY1 gene encoding profilin, required for normal timing of actin polymerization in response to thermal stress, with amino-acid sequence MSWQAYTDNLTATGKLDKAALYSRAGDSLWAQTGSFQLQPNEITEIANGFDNASNLQSHGLHAQGQKYFLLRNDDRSIYGKHEAEGLICVRTKQAILIAHYPSGVQPGEATTIVEKLADYLIGVGY